One genomic window of Cannabis sativa cultivar Pink pepper isolate KNU-18-1 chromosome 2, ASM2916894v1, whole genome shotgun sequence includes the following:
- the LOC133035050 gene encoding 18.5 kDa class I heat shock protein-like — protein MAMIPSLFGGRRSNILDPFSMDVWDPFKDFPLSVPDISKETSAMVNARVDWKETPEAHVFKADVPGLKKEEVKVEVEEGRVLQISGERNVEKEDKNDTWHRVERSSGKFFRRFRLPENAKVDQVKAAMENGVLTVTVPKEEVKKPDVKAIEISG, from the coding sequence ATGGCGATGATTCCAAGCTTGTTCGGTGGTCGAAGGAGCAACATTTTGGACCCATTCTCTATGGACGTGTGGGATCCTTTCAAGGACTTCCCTCTCTCTGTCCCGGATATCTCGAAGGAAACTTCTGCCATGGTTAACGCTCGAGTTGATTGGAAAGAAACTCCGGAGGCTCACGTGTTCAAGGCCGATGTACCAGGGCTTAAGAAGGAGGAGGTGAAGGTGGAGGTCGAGGAGGGACGAGTGCTGCAGATCAGCGGAGAGAGGAATGTGGAGAAGGAAGACAAGAATGACACGTGGCACAGGGTGGAACGCAGCAGCGGGAAGTTCTTCAGGCGGTTCCGGCTGCCGGAGAATGCGAAGGTGGATCAGGTGAAGGCTGCAATGGAGAATGGAGTGCTGACTGTCACTGTTCCCAAGGAGGAAGTGAAGAAGCCTGATGTCAAAGCTATTGAGATCTCTGGTTGA